CAGAAGAGCGATCGATGGATGGGAGATtcctgaacgaaaaaatttcaagtgaaaATCGAACTCATTCGACCGGGAAAGTCTTCTGCAACGGAAGCGAATTCACTAACTGGTCTGAGCAGAGGCTGCAGTCGGGTCAGGCACATCACGATAGCCTCCAGTAGAATGATGTCGTTGAAACTCTCCAGGGCCTTGACGAGTATCCTCAGCAACTGTTTGATATCCTGATCGGTGATGCTCTTGCTGATGCATCCGAACACTATGAGGGCCCTGGGTTGCAGGGCGGGGTTGAAGCAGAAGGCGAAACTCTTCGCCAGTGATGTCCATGTCTGCAGCCAATCGCAGTCCGGGATGTCCCTCATGCAGGCTTCCATTATTTCCAGTAGCGCGTCGGTGATCACCTCGAGACTGGTCAGCGCCAATCGCTCTCTGTCCTGACCGCCGGACAAACTCCTCTCGTTCCCGAACCACTTCTCGTTCGAATGTCTGTAGCTTGATCTGAACGCGGTCACCGCGGCGGACTTCACTTTGCTGATACCGAAGAGCAGGTAAAATTTCGGTAGCGAAAATTCGTCCAAACTAAGTCTTAACACTCTCTGTGTGTCCTCGGAGAAGGAGGGTTTTGTGCAGGTACATAAGGAATGAATGATATTGATAACGAGTCCGTGAGTCGACGCCCTCATGCTCAGGCTGCCGGAGCACGCGAGGAAGGTGACCGTGTGAAAGAGGTAGGGAAGGTGACGTCCGACGTCCAGACAGTTGTTGAACGAAAGCATTAGCAAGTAACGTGCGAGAATCGCTATGTCGTCCCACATCATGTGCTGCTCGAGCAAAGCGGTTGGGGATGTGCAGGTCTTGTCGACGACACGGCACAGCCTTCCGATGACCTTTTTCGCGACCAATTGAACGTTTGCCGAGGCCAAGGCGACCGCGGTGTCCGCCATTATCTCCACCATCGGTGTTCCGAGGCCGTACCGTACGCTGCGTTGGATGAAATTGTCCAAAACCATATCGATGAGCTCCGGAACTTGGCCGATACTACCCCAAATTTTCGCCTGTATACTCGGGTACATTTGCACCTCCTCTATGGTCAAGGTTATCAGCTTCTCGAGAATCTGAGTGACCTGCTTCTGGCGTTTACTCTCGTCCGATGGTTTGCAAAATCTTACCAAATTCGCGAGCCAAGGCGTCATGTACTCGAGACACAAGTGTTTCAGTTCGATGTTAGAGACCCTGAACCCCTGAATGCACTCTTCGAGAAACTCCAAGGTCAGATGTGGTTCGTttgtcgccaatttttcactcaccgATTTTATGAATATCGTGTTATTCGAGGGTATGCAGAGACCCGACGTTTCCAAGAGCTGACCTTCGATCTTGAGGTCAAACGTGGCGGTCAACGCGCACAGCTGATTGTACGCCGCTGTCCTCAGATTCGGATCCGAACTGCCCAAGTTCAGCAGCGCCATGTTCAGCAAAGTTCCGGGTACGTCTTTGGGCCTTATTTTTTGATGGACCGTGACGGAATCCGGCTGCGACAATTCCCAACGATTTCTGATGTGTATGATCGCTTGGACTATGCTGTCGCAGTCGTTGTGTATGAAAGAGAGCGGACCGGATTCGTTGGCGATGGTTAGCGTGAACTGGTTGTCGTCCACCAGACAGACTTCTTCGATTTCCGAGGCGTAGTAAACGTCATTCAGAAGAACCGCGTGCGACAGAACCTTGCACTTTTCCGCCGAAGTGATCTGTATCGCGGTCGGTCCTACCTTGATCGCTACTTTCGTGTCCTTGTGCGAGAGTTTCAGAGCGTTGTTGAAAACTTTGAGATCCTCGTCGAGGGACAGGGTGGCACCGGGTAATTTTTGCTGTTCGAGATCGATGAGATCGTTCAGTCTTCCGGGGGCTTCGATGAAGACGACCTTTCTGTTCCCCTTCAACGGCGCCAAAATTCTGTCGTGAAATTTCGTGTACTCTCTGACCCAACTGTTGCAATTGTAAATGTAAGCAGCGTGGATGTTGTCGTAGGCGACTTCCGGCAGTACGTAAAACCATTTTTGCAGAAATTCGGTCCTGAAACGATTGTCGGAACAAGTGTGcgtgaaatcgacgacgaGCTCGAACGGCGAATGACAGAACGGTTTCAACGTCAGTATCACGTGATAGATCAACAGGTCGCCGTTGGTCTCGCCGATTTTGTATCTTCGCGCTATGTAGTAAAACACGGGATAACCCTGCTTGCTAGTTCCGGCTTggtaaaaaatgttcaaactCTTGATGCTCTTGAATTCCTCCTTCTCGTGCATGTTGTGCTTCACCATAATCTCCTCGAAATTCGTCGAGGACATGTCGATACTCGACCAACGATCGTACGACGAGAACAAAAGGTGAGAATCGACGGGTTTGTGCTCCGGAGGGCCCAGGTACGCCAGAAGAGTGGCCATTTTGTCAAACGGTCTTCTGCCGACCGCCTTGTGGTCCCTACTGCTGCTCAGGTAATCTCCGATCCTCTCCTGATGATTCCAGAGCAGTCTGTGCAACGCCAATACGTTGGCGTCGGATATGAACGACATCGGATGGTTCGCCTGATCGACCGTTTCGCAATCGGACGCTatctggatgaaaaatcttctgCCGATCTCGAAGTGTGCTCTGAGAAAGTCGTTGAACGGCAGCATGTGCTGCTCTTTGCTGAACTCCACGTGATTGGCGATATTCTGCAATATCTTGGACATCAGCATCAGGCCCCTCTTCACCGGAGTCGGGACCTGCTTGCTGACTATTCCCATCTCCTGAGGCGACACTATGGCTGGATTGATGAACCTCAGGAATATCACCGTACCGACGGCACCGATGTTGTTTTGCGGACACTGGGGAAATCTTTTGCTCAGCACTTGGTAAAGACAGTGACACATGGATCTCAACTGTGGTGGAAatctgagagagagagagagagaaagagagagatcaGAACACAAATTATTCGACCGACTCGTTCGGTTCTTCGAAATTTATCGACAGTACTGTCTAACGAGGCAAAAATTTAATCGAGGAGAGACACTCACTTGTCCGCGGAGGAAACGATAGCGTCGAAAACTTTTTGCGTAAGAACGATGAGGTTTCTTCCGTTCTGGTCTATGTCTTCGTTGGCGTCGATTCTGGCGCTGTCGACTTCGAAACTCGTGAGGGGATCGTCGAGTAACGGTTTGATCAAAGGCTCGAGAAGACTCTGGAGATAGCTCGCCCCGTAGATCTTGAAGCAGAAGGCCATTATCTTGCTGCCCAGACTGTTGCCTCTGAACAGCGTCTGCATGCAGTCGGAAACTTCGACTTCGCGGTAAAACATGTTCCACAGCAGAGGCGAGAGCAGATGCTTAGCGTCGAAGAGTGTTACGAAAACCCTCGCCAACTCGTCCATCTGATTGGTGGTGACGACATTAGCGAGCGCCATGGCGATAGGCAGCTCTCCTTTGTCGCTGATCATCGTAACCAGTTGGACGAGTTGCTCAAATCTGTCGGCCAGAACCGTTTCGGCGAGGGTATCGAACTCCGTACCTTGCTGAAGGATCTTCGTCAGTACCTCCATGAACGCGGCTCGCGTTTGAAGATCTCTGTTGTAGCCGAGATCTTGAACGACGAAACGAGGAATTTAATTTGGCTGAAATTTGACGGCCGAAACGACGAGAGAAGCAAAAAACTATtccacgaatccgttggctcACCTATCGAATGCATCAGACCGCTGTCTATGTTGGCGCTCAGTAGATTGCTCATCGCTTGAATCGTAGCGTTTCTGAGCGTGGAGAGTTTACCCTCGGTAACCCTTTGCCTGGACACGACCTCCTTCTCCTCGGTGGATTCGCTGCAGTCGTTCAGCAAGTTCATGAAGAGGGTGAAGTACTTTAGGAACAACTGAGATTTCGCTTCCATGAGATCACCTCTGTCTGACTCCTCCGGCTGAAGGGGCAGCCCTCGCAACAGCGCCCCCACAGCCTCCATGCAGGCCTGGTCCAGATCCCTAGAGTAAATACTACCCCACTGACGTTACAAAATACAATCCTTACGCAATTAGTCTCTACGGATATTTCGTGACCACTTTCGAGACGTCGATCTGtatcgcgatggaaaaaaaaaacgaaaaaaaaaagagaagcttgctaaaatgaaatttcctcACCTGGTGATAACGGTGACGTCGCCGCCGCTCGGAGGAGCTATTTGATGACTGGTTCCCATCACCCAATCGGTTAGATACTCGACGAGTTTGTTCCTGAACTTCATCTCCTGTCGGAATGCGAGATCGTCCCTTCTTTTCATCATGGCTTCGACCAGCTGACAGAGCTTAGTCTTTATGTGTATCGCGTGAACCGTCATGTCCAGGTGTCTGACGTACCTGACGATAGCCAACATCATACCCTCTATGCTCGTGACCCCCAGATGCTCCGACGGCTGATCGGTTTTCGAGTCCAAAACGTTCTTCATTATGAATATCGTGTGCTCTATGAACTGCGTGTTGACGTCGGCAACGACCACCTGCCCTTGctgatcgaagaatttttcaacgatgctCTTTATCTGGTCGAACAAGATCGGGTACAGCGCGGGGCTCATCTCGTAGCCGACCAGTTCCTTGACGTGCTTCTGCATTTGCGCCCCGAACTTCTCGTTGTTGCATATCAAAAGCCGTAGGAGATTGAACACGAACTGAGTCACCGGACAGTACTGAACTTCCTGAGTCGGATTGGCCAGGGTATTGCTTCTCTTGGGTTCGGAATTCGGCACGAGACCGGAAACCGGTCTACTCGGTGATCTTCTCTGCAGACAAACGCCCCCCATCGCGCACAAGAATCCCGTCATGTTCGCCCATTCGTTTATCTGCTCCTCTAGTTCGTGTTCGGAATTCTGATGGGAAGCTCTTCGTTTACCGGTGCTACGGTGGGACGGTTCCGTCTGGGGATCTTCGGACTTGGTCTTACGGTAATTGGATAACTGACGGCAAGCTAGTTCCCAGTTTCTGAAGGTCTCTTCCCACGCCTGAGTAAAATTCAcggtaaacgaaaaaaaaaacaacccaagattgaaaaatctgtcTGACGGCGAACTCACCGGTTGCACGCCGTTCACGCAGTGTTCAATTTTCCTGAGAAGCGTCATGATCCGTTTTTGAAGAGCGGCACGTCCTGGATGACCGGACAAACGAGGAACATTAGGAtcagaagaaagaagaaagcgaaagaaaaactagCGAAATTAACGGCGGAGCTCGGAGCCGAGCGACAAACTCACCATGGATATGTTCATAATAATAAATCCTACTTTCTCCGCTGGCTGTTATAAAAATACCGCACATTCATTCTCAAGAGAGTTGTTATTGTGGTCAACCTTGAACCAAAGCAATATGTGCACGGAACCAACCTGTCGTTAGAATGCTCGAAGCCTGGGCGAGTTCGATGTACAAGTGATAATTCGGTAGGAGACAAGTGACGGCAACCTCGTCGCTGCCGCATCTGATATCAGCCTCCTCGCACAGCAGTGCGAAACAAGACATCGCCACCAAAACCGCCTCCATATCGATGCTCCACAGGTACATGAAGAAAACAACCTGTCGCGACAGAATCACCGATGAAATCTCGTCGTCGACCGTTCAACGAACCGTCTTCCCCGACTCACCTCCAATTTTATGTGCGCCTGTTTGCAGATGGCTATCTGACTGCCGACGTTCGCGTAATCTTTGTTCTGCGACAAGAAAGCGTTCCTGCACACCAGAATTTCCCTCAACCACTTCAGTATATCCGTGTAATTGACTATTTGATgctgaatcaatttttgcGATATGGAAAACAGAACCTGGGAACTGACGTCCCAGAATGTGTTTATGGGAGCCTCCGGATTCCAGGCCTTGATCTTGTCCGGATGATGCAATACCAGGAGAGCTTCCATCGCTTCGTGAGCGACGTCTGGCATCGTCGGTTGATGGACCAGCGATACCAGTCCGTTGATCAGTTCCAATGTCGAACTCTGGATCTCGTGACCCGCTTTTCCCTGGCTCTGTtacgaaatgaaaagtgaaacgaCGGATCCccgaccccctcccccccgttccGCAATAAACTCACGTTCAACATCAGCATGGGATCCGCGTGGATCAATCGAACCATCCAGAGCAGTAGATTACGGTAGCCGGAAATGTCCTCGCCCCGATCCTTGTACTTGCTCTGCTCCTTTCCCTTCAACGTCAGACTCTGAATCATGCGCAAGGGTGCGTGGGAGATGTAACCTTGGGCAACTTTGTTCAAGGTGTCGGTGAACATTGCCCTCATCTCGGCGCTGCGCGAATAAACGAGATCGATTTGCGGCCACCAGGGCAATCTCGGCTGTGTTATTATCCTGTGCCGGGGTGAAAAGAATTTCGTTTAACAAGGAGGTCGGACCGTTCGAAAATTGTCGCGACTCGGGCGAGGCTTACTTGTAAAGAGAGCTGACCAGCACGAACTGATAAGTGGAGGGAAAGTTGAGGTTCAGACAGACTTTCAGTGCTTCGTTGTTGTGGGGTTTTATCCGAAAACAGCTGATGAAGCAATCGATCATCAGATCGATGTCCTGGGCTACGTAGTTCTGACCGCGGGAGAAAGGTTTGCAAGGATTGAACAGCAACGCTTTCAGATCGTTTATGATATTTTGGACCAGTGTGAAGGCTACGTTGTTCGAATCCAGGATATTTATGTAGGTCGAGGCTTTGCACAGTTTCACGCAAGTGACGGCCGCCGCTTCGACCAACTGTCTGTTGGATCCACCGTGCATTCCCAAGCCCTTTTTCACGCTGTCTATGAACTGTTTCTTCTTGGAGTGCCTCGGCGAGCAGGGGGCACCCGAGTCGGCGTTCACGATTTCCTCCAGCACTTTTGGCGACAGTATCAGCACCATTATCTGGAGGGGCCAAACCGCCGCGGCCCTCCCCTTCTTGTTGTCGGCGAATGTGTCGAGGATGTCGAACAGCTCGCCGCATACCTTGGAGAGGTCgtcgttcggttttttctGTATATCCGCGAACTCGTGGGGGTACGTGTCCATCCAATTCCATATGGCCTTCTCCAACGAGTTGCTCAGCACCAGATGAGCCGATTTTTTCAGCTGCCTGAACTTCTGAATCGTTTCTGTTCCAACTGACACGTATTAATATGCCAAACCTTTTAGCGCACAACTAAATAGAGACAAGCAACTAAAGCATACCGTTTCGTCTAATACCCCGCGGTGCATGCAATTTTGCTCGactgttatttattatcgttattgttattgttatcgttattattgttattggtttcttttcgttcgctttTAGGCAATCTACGGGTGCTGTGGGAGGTTTCCTTCGTTAGTTGGAAACCCGGAACTCGTCTCTCCCAGTTTAAATGATAAgctcgaaatttgaaaataagcgTTTAAAGTTGCTAATTGTTTGACTGTACCATTCAAAAGCCTCGTCAATCTATGAACGTCGACGTTGATATGCTGGATCAGCTCTATGTCGCTGCA
The sequence above is a segment of the Athalia rosae chromosome 5, iyAthRosa1.1, whole genome shotgun sequence genome. Coding sequences within it:
- the LOC105684010 gene encoding neurofibromin isoform X10, whose amino-acid sequence is MLQRTNELAPCSGGQRSFHFSDQDQNCYESIIIVLDTLERCLSNQPKDTTNFDETMNVKLLLREICQFIDVPNESPQHAHLKNLASKVLFALSLNFFNAVFNRISARLQELSVSSEENPDCSDIELIQHINVDVHRLTRLLNVGTETIQKFRQLKKSAHLVLSNSLEKAIWNWMDTYPHEFADIQKKPNDDLSKVCGELFDILDTFADNKKGRAAAVWPLQIMVLILSPKVLEEIVNADSGAPCSPRHSKKKQFIDSVKKGLGMHGGSNRQLVEAAAVTCVKLCKASTYINILDSNNVAFTLVQNIINDLKALLFNPCKPFSRGQNYVAQDIDLMIDCFISCFRIKPHNNEALKVCLNLNFPSTYQFVLVSSLYKIITQPRLPWWPQIDLVYSRSAEMRAMFTDTLNKVAQGYISHAPLRMIQSLTLKGKEQSKYKDRGEDISGYRNLLLWMVRLIHADPMLMLNSQGKAGHEIQSSTLELINGLVSLVHQPTMPDVAHEAMEALLVLHHPDKIKAWNPEAPINTFWDVSSQVLFSISQKLIQHQIVNYTDILKWLREILVCRNAFLSQNKDYANVGSQIAICKQAHIKLEVVFFMYLWSIDMEAVLVAMSCFALLCEEADIRCGSDEVAVTCLLPNYHLYIELAQASSILTTASGESRIYYYEHIHGRAALQKRIMTLLRKIEHCVNGVQPAWEETFRNWELACRQLSNYRKTKSEDPQTEPSHRSTGKRRASHQNSEHELEEQINEWANMTGFLCAMGGVCLQRRSPSRPVSGLVPNSEPKRSNTLANPTQEVQYCPVTQFVFNLLRLLICNNEKFGAQMQKHVKELVGYEMSPALYPILFDQIKSIVEKFFDQQGQVVVADVNTQFIEHTIFIMKNVLDSKTDQPSEHLGVTSIEGMMLAIVRYVRHLDMTVHAIHIKTKLCQLVEAMMKRRDDLAFRQEMKFRNKLVEYLTDWVMGTSHQIAPPSGGDVTVITSIYSRDLDQACMEAVGALLRGLPLQPEESDRGDLMEAKSQLFLKYFTLFMNLLNDCSESTEEKEVVSRQRVTEGKLSTLRNATIQAMSNLLSANIDSGLMHSIDLGYNRDLQTRAAFMEVLTKILQQGTEFDTLAETVLADRFEQLVQLVTMISDKGELPIAMALANVVTTNQMDELARVFVTLFDAKHLLSPLLWNMFYREVEVSDCMQTLFRGNSLGSKIMAFCFKIYGASYLQSLLEPLIKPLLDDPLTSFEVDSARIDANEDIDQNGRNLIVLTQKVFDAIVSSADKFPPQLRSMCHCLYQVLSKRFPQCPQNNIGAVGTVIFLRFINPAIVSPQEMGIVSKQVPTPVKRGLMLMSKILQNIANHVEFSKEQHMLPFNDFLRAHFEIGRRFFIQIASDCETVDQANHPMSFISDANVLALHRLLWNHQERIGDYLSSSRDHKAVGRRPFDKMATLLAYLGPPEHKPVDSHLLFSSYDRWSSIDMSSTNFEEIMVKHNMHEKEEFKSIKSLNIFYQAGTSKQGYPVFYYIARRYKIGETNGDLLIYHVILTLKPFCHSPFELVVDFTHTCSDNRFRTEFLQKWFYVLPEVAYDNIHAAYIYNCNSWVREYTKFHDRILAPLKGNRKVVFIEAPGRLNDLIDLEQQKLPGATLSLDEDLKVFNNALKLSHKDTKVAIKVGPTAIQITSAEKCKVLSHAVLLNDVYYASEIEEVCLVDDNQFTLTIANESGPLSFIHNDCDSIVQAIIHIRNRWELSQPDSVTVHQKIRPKDVPGTLLNMALLNLGSSDPNLRTAAYNQLCALTATFDLKIEGQLLETSGLCIPSNNTIFIKSVSEKLATNEPHLTLEFLEECIQGFRVSNIELKHLCLEYMTPWLANLVRFCKPSDESKRQKQVTQILEKLITLTIEEVQMYPSIQAKIWGSIGQVPELIDMVLDNFIQRSVRYGLGTPMVEIMADTAVALASANVQLVAKKVIGRLCRVVDKTCTSPTALLEQHMMWDDIAILARYLLMLSFNNCLDVGRHLPYLFHTVTFLACSGSLSMRASTHGLVINIIHSLCTCTKPSFSEDTQRVLRLSLDEFSLPKFYLLFGISKVKSAAVTAFRSSYRHSNEKWFGNERSLSGGQDRERLALTSLEVITDALLEIMEACMRDIPDCDWLQTWTSLAKSFAFCFNPALQPRALIVFGCISKSITDQDIKQLLRILVKALESFNDIILLEAIVMCLTRLQPLLRPESPIHRSLFWVATSVLQLDEASLYASGLALLEQNLHTLDSQGMFDDKTLEQVMMSTREPLEWHFKQLDHAVGLSFKTNFHFALVGHLLKGYRHPTPTTVSRTARVLTMLLAIVAKPLRRDKFEVTPDSVAYLAALVSVSEEVRSRCHIRHSLGRTVTESGSTDFLDTLVPHNTDVVTGGMTNPTNRRQKSWDLLDQSAITQAKQQKQHTPHQTGRILFKTQRSFSVPTTKEAKPINDSEPKNRSARVSVSNENNVLLDPEVLTDFPTQTLVLTVLATLVKYSTDENETRILYQYLAEASVVFPKVFPAIHNLLAAKITSVLSSCHDQVILSAVEAIIQNMIACEDTSQQQLHFLQSCGFGGLWRFAGPYTKCNPTAESAELFVNCLEAMVETCLPVEEGEGMASGEQPPREENVTVVETSQYPSMLAVGSVSNVNLNAAGSGSGHPIVSSPTENEGDILSTASLDRYQKRGRKGSLTTGILVPAGSDDGGGAIPLT
- the LOC105684010 gene encoding neurofibromin isoform X9, translated to MGTQKPGEWAHLLIGRFEEQLPSRAGPQTTHSRINEEKNKKCLIQISRYRFSLVISGLTKMLQRTNELAPCSGGQRSFHFSDQDQNCYESIIIVLDTLERCLSNQPKDTTNFDETMNVKLLLREICQFIDVPNESPQHAHLKNLASKVLFALSLNFFNAVFNRISARLQELSVSSEENPDCSDIELIQHINVDVHRLTRLLNVGTETIQKFRQLKKSAHLVLSNSLEKAIWNWMDTYPHEFADIQKKPNDDLSKVCGELFDILDTFADNKKGRAAAVWPLQIMVLILSPKVLEEIVNADSGAPCSPRHSKKKQFIDSVKKGLGMHGGSNRQLVEAAAVTCVKLCKASTYINILDSNNVAFTLVQNIINDLKALLFNPCKPFSRGQNYVAQDIDLMIDCFISCFRIKPHNNEALKVCLNLNFPSTYQFVLVSSLYKIITQPRLPWWPQIDLVYSRSAEMRAMFTDTLNKVAQGYISHAPLRMIQSLTLKGKEQSKYKDRGEDISGYRNLLLWMVRLIHADPMLMLNSQGKAGHEIQSSTLELINGLVSLVHQPTMPDVAHEAMEALLVLHHPDKIKAWNPEAPINTFWDVSSQVLFSISQKLIQHQIVNYTDILKWLREILVCRNAFLSQNKDYANVGSQIAICKQAHIKLEVVFFMYLWSIDMEAVLVAMSCFALLCEEADIRCGSDEVAVTCLLPNYHLYIELAQASSILTTASGESRIYYYEHIHGRAALQKRIMTLLRKIEHCVNGVQPAWEETFRNWELACRQLSNYRKTKSEDPQTEPSHRSTGKRRASHQNSEHELEEQINEWANMTGFLCAMGGVCLQRRSPSRPVSGLVPNSEPKRSNTLANPTQEVQYCPVTQFVFNLLRLLICNNEKFGAQMQKHVKELVGYEMSPALYPILFDQIKSIVEKFFDQQGQVVVADVNTQFIEHTIFIMKNVLDSKTDQPSEHLGVTSIEGMMLAIVRYVRHLDMTVHAIHIKTKLCQLVEAMMKRRDDLAFRQEMKFRNKLVEYLTDWVMGTSHQIAPPSGGDVTVITSIYSRDLDQACMEAVGALLRGLPLQPEESDRGDLMEAKSQLFLKYFTLFMNLLNDCSESTEEKEVVSRQRVTEGKLSTLRNATIQAMSNLLSANIDSGLMHSIDLGYNRDLQTRAAFMEVLTKILQQGTEFDTLAETVLADRFEQLVQLVTMISDKGELPIAMALANVVTTNQMDELARVFVTLFDAKHLLSPLLWNMFYREVEVSDCMQTLFRGNSLGSKIMAFCFKIYGASYLQSLLEPLIKPLLDDPLTSFEVDSARIDANEDIDQNGRNLIVLTQKVFDAIVSSADKFPPQLRSMCHCLYQVLSKRFPQCPQNNIGAVGTVIFLRFINPAIVSPQEMGIVSKQVPTPVKRGLMLMSKILQNIANHVEFSKEQHMLPFNDFLRAHFEIGRRFFIQIASDCETVDQANHPMSFISDANVLALHRLLWNHQERIGDYLSSSRDHKAVGRRPFDKMATLLAYLGPPEHKPVDSHLLFSSYDRWSSIDMSSTNFEEIMVKHNMHEKEEFKSIKSLNIFYQAGTSKQGYPVFYYIARRYKIGETNGDLLIYHVILTLKPFCHSPFELVVDFTHTCSDNRFRTEFLQKWFYVLPEVAYDNIHAAYIYNCNSWVREYTKFHDRILAPLKGNRKVVFIEAPGRLNDLIDLEQQKLPGATLSLDEDLKVFNNALKLSHKDTKVAIKVGPTAIQITSAEKCKVLSHAVLLNDVYYASEIEEVCLVDDNQFTLTIANESGPLSFIHNDCDSIVQAIIHIRNRWELSQPDSVTVHQKIRPKDVPGTLLNMALLNLGSSDPNLRTAAYNQLCALTATFDLKIEGQLLETSGLCIPSNNTIFIKSVSEKLATNEPHLTLEFLEECIQGFRVSNIELKHLCLEYMTPWLANLVRFCKPSDESKRQKQVTQILEKLITLTIEEVQMYPSIQAKIWGSIGQVPELIDMVLDNFIQRSVRYGLGTPMVEIMADTAVALASANVQLVAKKVIGRLCRVVDKTCTSPTALLEQHMMWDDIAILARYLLMLSFNNCLDVGRHLPYLFHTVTFLACSGSLSMRASTHGLVINIIHSLCTCTKPSFSEDTQRVLRLSLDEFSLPKFYLLFGISKVKSAAVTAFRSSYRHSNEKWFGNERSLSGGQDRERLALTSLEVITDALLEIMEACMRDIPDCDWLQTWTSLAKSFAFCFNPALQPRALIVFGCISKSITDQDIKQLLRILVKALESFNDIILLEAIVMCLTRLQPLLRPESPIHRSLFWVATSVLQLDEASLYASGLALLEQNLHTLDSQGMFDDKTLEQVMMSTREPLEWHFKQLDHAVGLSFKTNFHFALVGHLLKGYRHPTPTTVSRTARVLTMLLAIVAKPLRRDKFEVTPDSVAYLAALVSVSEEVRSRCHIRHSLGRTVTESGSTDFLDTLVPHNTDVVTGGMTNPTNRRQKSWDLLDQSAITQAKQQKQHTPHQTGRILFKTQRSFSVPTTKEAKPINDSEPKNRSARVSVSNENNVLLDPEVLTDFPTQTLVLTVLATLVKYSTDENETRILYQYLAEASVVFPKVFPAIHNLLAAKITSVLSSCHDQVILSAVEAIIQNMIACEDTSQQQLHFLQSCGFGGLWRFAGPYTKCNPTAESAELFVNCLEAMVETCLPVEEGEGMASGEQPPREENVTVVETSQYPSMLAVGSVSNVNLNAAGSGSGHPIVSSPTENEEKGGEKEV